From a single Brassica napus cultivar Da-Ae chromosome C9, Da-Ae, whole genome shotgun sequence genomic region:
- the LOC106418463 gene encoding transmembrane 9 superfamily member 3 — MRPPTTLLLFIGALILSGAGNVRPDASDHRYKEGDSVPLYANKVGPFHNPSETYRYFDLPFCIPEGVKDKKEALGEVLNGDRLVSAPYKLNFRDEKDSETYCKKKLSREEVEQFRRAVEKDYYFQMYYDDLPIWGFIGKVDKDGKPDPSEFKYFLYKHIQFEILYNEDRVIEINARMDPHSLVDVTEDKEVDAEFMYTVKWKETETPFEKRMDKYAMSSSLPHHLEIHWFSIINSCVTVLLLTGFLATILMRVLKNDFMKYAQDEEAADDQEETGWKYIHGDVFRFPKYKSVFAASLGSGTQLFTLTIFIFMLSLVGVFYPYNRGALFTALVVIYALTSGIAGYTASSFYCQLEGKNWVRNLLLTGGLFCGPLFLTFCFLNTVAIAYSATAALPFGTIVVIVLIWTLVTSPLLVLGGIAGKNSKAEFQAPVRTTKYPREIPQLPWYRSAIPQMAMAGFLPFSAIYIELYYIFASVWGHRIYTIYSILFIVFIILLIVTAFITVALTYFQLAAEDHEWWWRSFLCGGSTGLFIYAYCLYYYYARSDMSGFMQTSFFFGYMACICYGFFLMLGTVGFRASLFFVRHIYRSIKCE; from the exons ATGAGACCACCGACGACGCTGCTCCTCTTCATCGGAGCTCTCATCTTATCCGGCGCCGGAAATGTCAGACCCGACGCCTCCGATCACCGTTACAAGGAAGGCGACTCCGTTCCGCTCTACGCCAACAAGGTCGGCCCGTTTCACAATCCCAG TGAGACGTATCGGTATTTCGATCTGCCTTTCTGTATTCCAG AGGGTGTGAAAGATAAGAAGGAAGCTCTAGGTGAGGTTTTGAACGGCGACAGGCTCGTTAGTGCTCCATACAAGCTCAACTTCAGAGATGAGAAAGACTCCGAGACATACTGCAAAAAGAAGCTTAGCAGAGAAGAGGTCGAACAGTTTCGAAGAGCCGTTGAGAAAGACTATTACTTCCAGATGTACTATGATGATTTGCCTATATGGGGATTCATTGGGAAGGTTGACAAAGATGGCAAACCGGATCCCAGCGAGTTCAAGTATTTCCTCTACAAGCATATTCAGTTTGAGATTTTGTATAATGAAGACCGTGTGATTGAGATCAATGCTAGAATGGATCCTCATTCCCTTGTGGATGTTACTGAGGATAAGGAAGTTGATGCTGAGTTTATGTATACTGTGAAGTGGAAGGAAACAGAGACTCCTTTTGAGAAGAGGATGGATAAGTACGCcatgtcttcttctcttccacaTCACTTGGAGATTCATTGGTTCTCTATTATCAACTCATGCGTCACTGTCCTGCTTCTGACTGGTTTCCTTGCAACAATCTTGATGCGGGTCCTCAAGAATGATTTCATGAA GTATGCTCAAGACGAGGAAGCTGCTGATGATCAAGAGGAAACTGGATGGAAGTACATTCACGGAGACGTGTTCCGATTCCCAAAATACAAATCTGTCTTTGCTGCATCTCTCGGTAGCGGTACTCAACTGTTCACTCT TACTATATTCATCTTCATGCTTTCACTTGTTGGAGTGTTCTATCCATACAACAGAGGAGCGCTCTTCACAGCTTTGGTCGTTATCTACGCTCTCACGTCTGGAATCGCCGGATACACAGCCTCCTCTTTCTACTGTCAACTCGAAGGAAAGAACTGG GTGAGAAACTTGTTGCTCACTGGAGGTCTCTTCTGTGGCCCGCTCTTCCTCACATTCTGCTTCCTAAACACTGTGGCAATCGCCTACAGCGCAACCGCTGCTCTTCCCTTCGGAACGATTGTTGTGATTGTCCTTATATGGACACTAGTGACGTCACCTTTGCTTGTACTAGGCGGTATCGCTGGTAAAAACAGCAAAGCAGAGTTCCAAGCTCCAGTCCGCACCACTAAGTATCCCAGGGAGATCCCGCAACTCCCATGGTACAGGAGTGCTATACCTCAGATGGCCATGGCAGGTTTTCTTCCTTTCAGTGCCATCTACATCGAGCTGTACTACATCTTTGCCAGTGTTTGGGGTCACCGGATCTACACCATTTACAGCATCCTCTTCATCGTATTCATCATCCTCTTGATCGTTACTGCTTTTATAACCGTTGCACTTACTTACTTCCAACTTGCCGCTGAAGATCACGAATGGTGGTGGAG ATCATTCCTATGCGGTGGATCGACTGGTTTATTCATCTACGCGTACTGCTTATACTATTACTACGCGAGATCAGACATGTCTGGTTTCATGCAAACATCCTTCTTCTTCGGTTACATGGCTTGCATTTGTTACGGTTTCTTCCTCATGCTTGGAACTGTTGGCTTCCGCGCCTCTCTCTTTTTCGTCCGCCACATTTACCGGTCGATTAAATGCGAGTAA
- the LOC106418114 gene encoding sodium/hydrogen exchanger 7-like, whose product MATVIDAAMPYRLLEEAAGSSSEGESSPVDAVLFVGMSLVLGIASRHLLRGTRVPYTVALLVIGIALGSLEYGTHHNLGKLGHGIRIWNEINPELLLAVFLPALLFESAFSMEVHQIKRCIGQMVLLAGPGVLISTFCLASLVKLTFPYSWDWKTALLLGGLLSATDPVAVVALLKELGASKKLSTVIEGESLMNDGTAIVVFQLFLKMVMGNTSDWGSIITFLIRVALGAVGIGLAFGIVSVLWLKFIFNDTVIEITLTIAVSYFAYYTAQEWAGASGVLTVMTLGMFYAAFARTAFKGDSQKSLHHFWEMVAYIANTLIFILSGVVIAEGILDSDKIAYQGNSWGFLFLLYFYVQVSRCIVVGVLYPLLCRVGYGLDWKEGIILVWSGLRGAVALSLSLSVKQSSGNSFLSRETGTLFIFFTGGIVFLTLIVNGSTTQFALRLLRMDGLPATKLRILDYTKYEMLNKALQAFEDLGDDEELGPADWPTVEKYISSLKDSEGEQVHPHSGSKTGNLDSTSLKDIRIRFLNGVQAAYWEMLDEGRISESTANILMRSVDEALDRVSTESLCDWRGLKEHVKFPGYYNFLHSKLIPGKLVIYFAVERLESACYISAAFLRAHTIARQQLYDFIGESSIGSTVIKESETEGAEAKEFLEKVRSSLPQVLRVVKTKQVTYSVLNHLLEYIQNLEKIGLLEEKEIAHLHDAVQTGLKKLLRNPPIVKLPKLSDLISSHPLSGALPAAICEPLKHSKKETMKLRGVTLYKEGSKPTGVWLICDGIVKWKCKSLGNNHSLHPTFSHGSTLGLYEVLTGKPYMCDMVTDSVVLCFFISSDRILAFVHSDSTIEDFLWKESALVLLKLLRPQIFEKVAMHELRALVSAESSKLTTYVSGESIDIDYNSVGLLLEGFIKPVGIQEELVPSPAALLPYNENQSFRNASEASGIMRVSFSRQATQYSVETRARVISFNTGAFGAHRTLQRKPSSLSSQIGTSSEHQLQRSSSKEHRGLMSWPESIYKTEQQEEINRKALNLSEQARQLSIFGSKVNLFTRSASFGGIINNKPQDNVLYKKHPLDAAKSESSMATREQVETRKFVSQLPAHVASGESSTRRKPMAESSDDEEEGIIVRIDSPSTIVFRNDM is encoded by the exons ATGGCGACTGTAATCGACGCGGCGATGCCGTATAGACTTCTGGAGGAGGCGGCAGGTTCTTCTTCGGAAGGAGAATCGAGCCCCGTCGACGCCGTTCTCTTCGTCGGGATGTCTCTGGTGCTCGGTATAGCATCGAGGCATTTGCTTCGCGGGACGAGAGTTCCGTACACCGTCGCGCTCCTCGTCATCGGGATTGCTCTCGGATCTCTCG AGTATGGAACTCACCATAATCTTGGGAAGCTTGGGCATGGGATTCGTATAT GGAACGAGATTAATCCTGAACTGCTTTTAGCGGTGTTTCTTCCGGCTCTTCTTTTCGAGAGTGCCTTCTCCATGGAAGTTCACCAGATCAAG AGATGTATTGGACAAATGGTGTTACTTGCTGGCCCTGGAGTTCTCATTTCAACCTTTTGTCTCGCTTCGCTTGTTAAG CTCACGTTTCCGTATAGCTGGGACTGGAAGACGGCGTTGTTGCTTGGTGGACTCTTAAGTGCCACAGATCCTGTTGCTGTCGTTGCTTTGCTTAAGGAGCTTGGTGCTAGTAAGAAGCTAAGCACTGTTATTGAAGGGGAGTCCCTGATGAATGATGG GACGGCAATTGTGGTTTTCCAGTTGTTCTTAAAGATGGTTATGGGGAATACTTCCGACTGGGGCTCTATTATCACATTTCTGATTAGAGTCGCACTTGGAGC TGTGGGGATCGGTCTGGCTTTTGGCATTGTCTCGGTTCTTTGGCTCAAGTTCATATTCAACGACACAGTCATAGAGATCACTCTTACGATTGCAGTCAGCTACTTCGCATATTACACT GCTCAAGAGTGGGCTGGGGCTTCTGGTGTTTTGACGGTGATGACTTTGGGCAT GTTTTATGCTGCGTTTGCAAGGACAGCATTTAAAGGTGACAGCCAAAAAAGTTTGCATCACTTCTG GGAAATGGTCGCATATATTGCAAATACTTTGATTTTTATCCTCAG TGGTGTTGTCATTGCTGAAGGCATTCTCGACAGCGATAAGATTGCCTACCAAG GGAATTCATGGGGATTTCTTTTTCTACTATACTTTTACGTCCAAGTATCACGTTGTATTGTTGTTGGAGTTCTATACCCACTGCTATGTCGTGTTGGCTATGGGTTGGATTGGAAAGAAGGCATTATACTAGTATGGTCTGGTTTGAGGGGTGCAGTGGCGCTCTCACTTTCTTTATCTGTGAAG CAATCAAGCGGAAATTCATTTCTCAGCAGGGAGACAGGAACATTG TTTATTTTCTTCACAGGTGGAATTGTGTTTCTAACTCTGATAGTTAATGGTTCCACTACCCAATTTGCTCTGCGCCTTCTTCGAATGGACGGTTTACCAGCCACAAAG CTACGAATCTTGGATTATACAAAGTATGAAATGCTGAATAAGGCCTTACAAGCGTTTGAAGATCTAGGAGACGATGAAGAGCTAGGACCTGCTGACTGGCCTAcagttgaaaaatatatttcaagcTTAAAAGATTCAGAAGGGGAACAAGTTCATCCTCACAGTGGCTCTAAGACTGGAAATCTTGACAGTACGAGTTTAAAGGACATACGTATACGATTCTTAAATG GTGTTCAGGCAGCTTACTGGGAGATGCTTGATGAGGGAAGAATATCTGAAAGTACAGCTAATATATTGATGCGGTCAGTGGATGAGGCCTTGGATCGGGTTTCTACGGAGTCTTTATGTGACTGGAGAGGTCTAAAAGAGCATGTTAAGTTCCCCGGTTACTACAATTTTCTTCATTCTAAACTTATCCCAGGGAAGTTGGTCATATACTTTGCTGTTGAAAGACTCGAATCTGCATGCTACATTTCCGCTGCATTTCTTCGCGCACATACAATTGCGAGGCAGCAACTGTATGATTTTATAG GGGAGAGTAGTATCGGCTCTACTGTAATCAAGGAGAGTGAAACCGAAGGAGCAGAAGCTaaagagtttttggaaaaagttCGATCTTCACTTCCTCAG GTTCTCCGTGTTGTGAAAACGAAACAAGTAACATATTCAGTGCTGAATCATTTACTCGAATACATTCAAAACCTTGAGAAGATTGGCTTGTTGGAAGAAAAAGAAATCGCTCATCTTCATGATGCTGTCCAG ACTGGCTTGAAGAAGCTTTTGAGAAACCCTCCAATAGTAAAACTTCCAAAGTTAAGCGACCTGATCTCCTCACATCCGTTATCTGGTGCTCTTCCTGCTGCAATATGTGAACCTCTAAAACACTCGAAGAAAGAAACAATGAAGCTGCGTGGTGTGACGCTTTATAAAGAAGGTTCAAAGCCAACTGGAGTCTGGCTTATTTGTGACGGTATTGTTAAG TGGAAATGCAAAAGCTTAGGCAACAATCACTCGCTGCATCCAACTTTCTCTCATGGTAGTACATTGGGACTCTACGAAGTCCTCACTGGGAAGCCATACATGTGCGACATGGTTACAGATTCTGTGGTTCTTTGCTTCTTTATCAGTAGTGATAGAATACTAGCTTTTGTACATTCGGATTCTACCATTGAAGATTTCCTTTGGAAG GAAAGTGCATTGGTGCTTCTCAAACTCCTGCGTCCTCAGATATTTGAAAAAGTGGCAATGCATGAACTACGAGCCCTTGTTTCAGCTGAAAGCTCAAAACTGACAACATATGTATCTGGAGAATCAATCGACATCGATTACAACAGCGTCGGTTTGTTATTAGAAGGATTCATAAAACCTGTTGGTATCCAAGAAGAGCTTGTACCATCTCCTGCTGCATTGCTACCTTATAACGAGAATCAAAGCTTCCGTAACGCATCAGAAGCTTCAG GTATCATGAGAGTTAGTTTCTCAAGACAAGCAACACAATACAGTGTGGAGACAAGAGCAAGAGTAATCAGCTTCAACACTGGAGCATTTGGAGCTCATAGGACTCTACAACGAAAACCATCTTCGTTGTCATCGCAAATTGGGACAAGTTCCGAGCACCAGCTCCAGAGATCATCTAGTAAAGAACACAGAGGTCTCATGAGCTGGCCTGAAAGTATTTACAAAACTGAACAACAAGAAGAGATCAATAGAAAGGCGTTAAACTTATCTGAACAAGCAAGACAACTTAGCATTTTCGGCAGCAAG GTTAATCTGTTCACAAGGAGTGCAAGTTTCGGAGGGATCATCAACAACAAGCCACAAGATAACGTATTGTACAAGAAACATCCATTAGACGCAGCGAAATCAGAAAGCTCCATGGCCACCAGGGAGCAGGTTGAGACCAGGAAGTTTGTGTCTCAGCTTCCTGCACACGTAGCCTCAGGAGAGAGCAGCACAAGAAGGAAACCAATGGCGGAGTCGAGCGATGATGAAGAGGAAGGAATCATTGTGAGGATCGATTCTCCGAGCACAATCGTTTTCAGGAATGATATGTGA
- the LOC106418115 gene encoding glutamate decarboxylase 4-like, translating to MVLSKTASETDVSIHSTFASRYVRNSLPRFEMPENSIPKEAAYQIINDELMLDGNPRLNLASFVTTWMEPECDKLMMESINKNYVDMDEYPVTTELQNRCVNMIARLFNAPLDDGEAAVGVGTVGSSEAIMLAGLAFKRQWQNKRKAQGLPYDKPNIVTGANVQVCWEKFARYFEVELKEVKLREGYYVMDPEKAVEMVDENTICVAAILGSRLTGEFEDVKLLNDLLVEKNKLTRWDTGIHVDAASGGFIAPFLYPELEWDFRLPLVKSINVSGHKYGLVYAGIGWVVWRTKSDLPEELIFHINYLGADQPTFTLNFSKGSSQVIAQYYQLIRLGFEGYRNVMDNCRENMMVLREGLEKTGRFNIVSKENGVPLVAFSLKDSSRHDEFEVAETLRRFGWIVPAYTMPADAEHVTVLRVVIREDFSRTLAERLVADFEKVLRELETLPAKVHAKMANGKAKGVKKTEEETTREVTAYWKKVVETKKTNKNKICS from the exons ATGGTTTTGTCTAAGACAGCTTCTGAAACTGATGTTTCAATCCATTCAACTTTTGCTTCTCGTTACGTCCGCAACTCTCTCCCACG attcGAGATGCCTGAGAACTCTATCCCTAAGGAAGCAGCGTATCAGATCATCAACGATGAGCTAATGCTCGACGGTAACCCTAGGCTAAACCTAGCCTCTTTCGTAACCACGTGGATGGAGCCAGAGTGTGACAAGCTCATGATGGAATCCATCAACAAGAACTACGTTGACATGGACGAGTACCCTGTCACCACCGAGCTTCAGAACCGATGCGTCAACATGATTGCGCGTCTCTTTAACGCGCCGCTCGATGACGGCGAGGCTGCGGTTGGTGTCGGCACCGTGGGATCGTCGGAGGCGATTATGTTGGCCGGGTTGGCTTTTAAGAGACAGTGGCAGAATAAGCGTAAGGCCCAAGGGCTTCCTTATGATAAGCCCAATATCGTAACCGGAGCTAATGTTCAG GTTTGCTGGGAGAAATTCGCAAGGTATTTCGAGGTGGAGCTTAAGGAAGTGAAGCTAAGAGAAGGATACTACGTGATGGACCCTGAAAAGGCAGTCGAAATGGTAGACGAGAACACCATTTGTGTAGCAGCCATTCTAGGTTCGAGGCTAACCGGAGAGTTCGAAGACGTTAAGCTCCTCAATGACCTCCTAGTCGAGAAAAACAAGCTAACCAG ATGGGATACGGGGATTCACGTGGATGCAGCGAGTGGTGGGTTTATTGCACCGTTCTTGTATCCGGAGCTGGAGTGGGACTTCCGGTTACCATTGGTTAAGAGCATAAATGTCAGTGGTCACAAATACGGTTTGGTTTATGCCGGAATCGGTTGGGTTGTGTGGAGAACCAAATCTGATCTGCCGGAAGAACTTATCTTCCACATCAATTATCTCGGCGCTGATCAACCCACCTTCACTCTCAACTTCTCCAAAG GTTCGAGTCAAGTGATTGCTCAGTACTACCAGCTGATTCGTCTTGGATTCGAG GGATATCGTAACGTGATGGATAATTGCCGCGAAAACATGATGGTCTTAAGAGAAGGATTAGAGAAAACGGGACGTTTCAACATTGTCTCCAAAGAAAACGGTGTTCCTTTAGTGGCGTTTTCTCTAAAAGACAGTAGCCGCCACGACGAGTTCGAAGTGGCCGAAACTCTCCGCCGCTTCGGGTGGATCGTTCCGGCCTACACGATGCCCGCGGATGCAGAACACGTCACCGTCCTCCGAGTGGTGATTCGAGAAGATTTCTCTCGAACCTTAGCTGAGAGATTGGTCGCAGACTTTGAGAAGGTTCTTCGCGAGCTAGAAACACTTCCGGCGAAGGTTCACGCCAAGATGGCTAATGGAAAAGCTAAAGGTGTTAAGAAGACGGAGGAGGAGACGACGAGGGAAGTTACGGCATATTGGAAGAAGGTTGTGGAGACAAAGAAGACTAACAAGAACAAGATTTGCTCATAA